The sequence below is a genomic window from Candidatus Methylomirabilota bacterium.
CCCCCCGTGTACCGGCTGTCGATCTTCTTGGCCACGATGCCTTCGAGACGCTGCTCGCACACCGCCTCGAAGAACGGCTCGCCCTGCTCCAGGACGTGATCGCCGTAGCGGATCACGCCGCGCGGGGGGAGCAAGAGCGCCAGGCAGGCCTTGCGCTCTCCCAGCGGGAGGTGGCGGAGGTCGCGCCCGTCCAGCGCCACCGCGTCGAAGAAGACGCCGCTGACGGGGACCGTCGCCCGAGCGCGCTCGATGTCGGCCGGCCGCGTGAGGTGCATGCGCGCCTGCAGCCGCTGGAAGGACGGACGGCCGCTCTCGTCGAAGGCGACGATCTCCCCGTCGAGGACGAACCGGTCCAGCGGCAAGGCCCGCAGCGCCCGGACGATCTCGGGATAGCGTGTGGTGAAGGCCTGGCCGCTTCGCCCGTAGAGCTCGACGGTCTGGCCGTCGCGGAAGGCCAGGATGCGGATGCCGTCGTACTTGACCTCGAACAGCCAGCCCTTGCGGGAGAAGGGGCGCTCCACCAGCGTGGCGAGCATGAGGGGCTGGGCGCGGGGCGCGACATTCCACCGGGGGGCTCCCAGCTCGTCCAGGCGCGCGCGCAATGTCGTGAGCCGCTGCGGCCCCTCGCGCAACTCGTCCACGGTCAGCCCCGACAGCACCGACTCCGGGAACCGCTCGGTGAGCTCGGTGTCGCCCGCGAAGGCGTCCGCCTTCTTGAGGAGGAGCCAGTCCTTGTCCTTGCCGCTCATGCGCGCCAGCGTCCAGGCCCCCCGCAGCTTGTAGCCGAAGAACTCCACCTCGAGCTTGCCGCGGGCCAGCTGGTCGAGCGGGTCGCCGGGCTTGAGCAGCCGATACCAGCCCCGGTCCCACACGATCACCGCGCCGGCGCCGTAGTTGCCCGCGGGGATGACGCCCTCGAAGTCCGCGTACTCGACGGGGTGGTCCTCGACGTGCACGGCCAGGCGCTTGTCGTGGGGGCGGACCGACGGCCCCCGGGGCACCGCCCAGCTCTTCAGGGTGCCGTCGATCTCCAGCCGCAGGTCATAGTGGAGGCGGCGGGCCGCGTGCTTCTGGACCACGAAGAGGTTGCCCGGCGCCGCGCGGCGATCGCCAAACGGCTCGGGCGTTCGCGCCGGGTCGCGCTTGCGCTCGTAGTCGGCCAGCGTCCGCTGCTGATCTTCAGCCATAAAGTTTGCTCAGACAGATACCCGTGTAGCAGAACGACAGCCCCAGCGCCACGGGGCTGGGCTGACCGCCGGCGAGCGAGGCGAGGCGCCCTACGGGTTGGGACGGCCGACCACGACCGCGCCAGCGCGCATCCTCTT
It includes:
- a CDS encoding DNA polymerase ligase N-terminal domain-containing protein, which codes for MAEDQQRTLADYERKRDPARTPEPFGDRRAAPGNLFVVQKHAARRLHYDLRLEIDGTLKSWAVPRGPSVRPHDKRLAVHVEDHPVEYADFEGVIPAGNYGAGAVIVWDRGWYRLLKPGDPLDQLARGKLEVEFFGYKLRGAWTLARMSGKDKDWLLLKKADAFAGDTELTERFPESVLSGLTVDELREGPQRLTTLRARLDELGAPRWNVAPRAQPLMLATLVERPFSRKGWLFEVKYDGIRILAFRDGQTVELYGRSGQAFTTRYPEIVRALRALPLDRFVLDGEIVAFDESGRPSFQRLQARMHLTRPADIERARATVPVSGVFFDAVALDGRDLRHLPLGERKACLALLLPPRGVIRYGDHVLEQGEPFFEAVCEQRLEGIVAKKIDSRYTGG